From a region of the Malania oleifera isolate guangnan ecotype guangnan chromosome 12, ASM2987363v1, whole genome shotgun sequence genome:
- the LOC131144938 gene encoding uncharacterized protein LOC131144938 isoform X1, translated as MRERESLERDLMEYERIHKVQAGIISPTKLRMKLIRPHHGRKKEGSNSNSSRTSPSKLEDSEFVKNGLLASKNGDFDEEAPSLDVPSANLPGEAVPDSGQDDRDSSRAKDLLPRKNGEMGHAKMQQFSRPDTGKLSTIHPVRNLEDENLDYDSNASSSSFEFHKAERSLHNPRSMSRPMPSKWNDAEKWIINKHNAQSYSTKKGFAQGPAGRLPVTNPVKVTPESGSYDQRLLGNRLADTKRADFCQPASQMGMEKFSFVPAGIHPILCQANGSNAFSDLCAESKDLKEVGHIEISFTKTTSEDTRAPPTIRSVAMRDTGTEMTPVASQEPSRTATPLGATPFRSPTSSIPSTPRGRAPAPTPMEHTTDDEFKRPIENRKRELSEQELKEKTRKEIVALGVQLGKTNIAAWASKDEQEKMTSVKTFNIDEVDRIENEKRATAWEEAEKSKHLARYKREEIKIQAWESQQEAKVQAEMRRIEAQVEQLRAQAHAKMVKKIAMARQKSEEKRAAAEARRNQRAERTAAQTEYIRQTGRIPSSNFICCGWL; from the exons atgagagagagagagagtttagagagagatcTAATGGAGTATGAGAGGATTCACAAAGTTCAG GCTGGGATCATATCTCCCACTAAATTAAGGATGAAGCTCATAAGGCCTCACCATGGGAGAAAGAAGGAGGGATCCAACAGCAACTCTTCAAGAACTTCTCCTTCAAAGCTCGAGGATTCTGAGTTTGTGAAGAACGGCTTATTGGCCTCGAAGAACGGAGATTTTGACGAAGAAG CTCCCAGCTTAGATGTTCCATCGGCAAACTTACCCGGCGAGGCGGTACCGGATTCCGGTCAAGATGATCGGGATTCATCCCGGGCGAAGGACTTGCTGCCGAGGAAAAACGGCGAGATGGGTCACGCTAAAATGCAGCAATTCTCTAGGCCTGATACCGGCAAGCTGAGTACAATTCACCCGGTGAGGAATTTGGAAGATGAGAATCTTGATTATGACAGTAATGCTAGTTCGTCGAGCTTTGAGTTTCACAAGGCAGAGAGATCGCTGCACAATCCGAGATCGATGTCGAGGCCTATGCCTTCGAAATGGAATGATGCTGAGAAATGGATAATAAATAAGCACAACGCCCAATCTTATAGCACTAAAAAGGGTTTTGCACAAGGTCCGGCGGGTCGGTTGCCGGTGACGAATCCGGTGAAGGTTACGCCGGAGTCTGGTAGCTATGATCAGAGATTACTGGGTAACAGATTGGCTGACACTAAACGGGCTGATTTTTGTCAGCCTGCATCACAGATGGGGATGGAGAAGTTTTCCTTTGTTCCTGCAGGCATTCATCCCATTCTGTGCCAAGCAAATGGGTCAAATGCATTCAGCGATCTTTGTGCTGAAAGTAAGGATTTGAAGGAAGTGGGTCACATAGAAATTTCATTTACAAAAACTACATCAGAAGACACAAGAG CTCCTCCCACCATAAGATCAGTTGCAATGAGAGACACGGGAACAGAAATGACCCCGGTTGCAAGTCAAGAGCCTTCAAGGACTGCTACACCATTGGGAGCAACTCCATTTCGCAGCCCAACTTCTTCAATCCCTTCTACTCCCCGAGGAAGAGCACCAGCTCCCACACCTATGGAGCATACCACGGATGATGAATTTAAACGTccaatagaaaatagaaaaaggGAATTGTCAGAACAAGAACTGAAGGAAAAGACAAGAAAAGAGATTGTAGCACTTGGTGTCCAACTTGGCAAAACAAATATTGCTGCATGGGCAAGTAAAGATGAACAAGAAAAAATGACTTCTGTTAAGACCTTTAATATTGATGAAGTTGAtcgaattgaaaatgaaaagcgTGCCACTGCGTGGGAGGAGGCTGAAAAATCTAAACATTTGGCAAG ATATAAGCGTGAAGAAATTAAAATCCAAGCTTGGGAAAGTCAACAAGAAGCAAAAGTGCAAGCAGAGATGAGAAGAATAGAG GCCCAGGTTGAACAACTGAGAGCCCAGGCTCATGCAAAGATGGTGAAGAAGATTGCAATGGCGAGGCAAAAATCAGAAGAAAAGCGAGCCGCAGCCGAAGCAAGAAGAAATCAACGAGCAGAAAGAACTGCAGCTCAGACAGAGTATATTCGCCAAACGGGTCGAATCCCATCATCCAATTTCATTTGTTGTGGTTGGTTGTGA
- the LOC131144938 gene encoding uncharacterized protein LOC131144938 isoform X2 translates to MRERESLERDLMEYERIHKVQAGIISPTKLRMKLIRPHHGRKKEGSNSNSSRTSPSKLEDSEFVKNGLLASKNGDFDEEAPSLDVPSANLPGEAVPDSGQDDRDSSRAKDLLPRKNGEMGHAKMQQFSRPDTGKLSTIHPVRNLEDENLDYDSNASSSSFEFHKAERSLHNPRSMSRPMPSKWNDAEKWIINKHNAQSYSTKKGFAQGPAGRLPVTNPVKVTPESGSYDQRLLGNRLADTKRADFCQPASQMGMEKFSFVPAGIHPILCQANGSNAFSDLCAESKDLKEVGHIEISFTKTTSEDTRAPPTIRSVAMRDTGTEMTPVASQEPSRTATPLGATPFRSPTSSIPSTPRGRAPAPTPMEHTTDDEFKRPIENRKRELSEQELKEKTRKEIVALGVQLGKTNIAAWASKDEQEKMTSVKTFNIDEVDRIENEKRATAWEEAEKSKHLARYKREEIKIQAWESQQEAKVQAEMRRIESNSAKV, encoded by the exons atgagagagagagagagtttagagagagatcTAATGGAGTATGAGAGGATTCACAAAGTTCAG GCTGGGATCATATCTCCCACTAAATTAAGGATGAAGCTCATAAGGCCTCACCATGGGAGAAAGAAGGAGGGATCCAACAGCAACTCTTCAAGAACTTCTCCTTCAAAGCTCGAGGATTCTGAGTTTGTGAAGAACGGCTTATTGGCCTCGAAGAACGGAGATTTTGACGAAGAAG CTCCCAGCTTAGATGTTCCATCGGCAAACTTACCCGGCGAGGCGGTACCGGATTCCGGTCAAGATGATCGGGATTCATCCCGGGCGAAGGACTTGCTGCCGAGGAAAAACGGCGAGATGGGTCACGCTAAAATGCAGCAATTCTCTAGGCCTGATACCGGCAAGCTGAGTACAATTCACCCGGTGAGGAATTTGGAAGATGAGAATCTTGATTATGACAGTAATGCTAGTTCGTCGAGCTTTGAGTTTCACAAGGCAGAGAGATCGCTGCACAATCCGAGATCGATGTCGAGGCCTATGCCTTCGAAATGGAATGATGCTGAGAAATGGATAATAAATAAGCACAACGCCCAATCTTATAGCACTAAAAAGGGTTTTGCACAAGGTCCGGCGGGTCGGTTGCCGGTGACGAATCCGGTGAAGGTTACGCCGGAGTCTGGTAGCTATGATCAGAGATTACTGGGTAACAGATTGGCTGACACTAAACGGGCTGATTTTTGTCAGCCTGCATCACAGATGGGGATGGAGAAGTTTTCCTTTGTTCCTGCAGGCATTCATCCCATTCTGTGCCAAGCAAATGGGTCAAATGCATTCAGCGATCTTTGTGCTGAAAGTAAGGATTTGAAGGAAGTGGGTCACATAGAAATTTCATTTACAAAAACTACATCAGAAGACACAAGAG CTCCTCCCACCATAAGATCAGTTGCAATGAGAGACACGGGAACAGAAATGACCCCGGTTGCAAGTCAAGAGCCTTCAAGGACTGCTACACCATTGGGAGCAACTCCATTTCGCAGCCCAACTTCTTCAATCCCTTCTACTCCCCGAGGAAGAGCACCAGCTCCCACACCTATGGAGCATACCACGGATGATGAATTTAAACGTccaatagaaaatagaaaaaggGAATTGTCAGAACAAGAACTGAAGGAAAAGACAAGAAAAGAGATTGTAGCACTTGGTGTCCAACTTGGCAAAACAAATATTGCTGCATGGGCAAGTAAAGATGAACAAGAAAAAATGACTTCTGTTAAGACCTTTAATATTGATGAAGTTGAtcgaattgaaaatgaaaagcgTGCCACTGCGTGGGAGGAGGCTGAAAAATCTAAACATTTGGCAAG ATATAAGCGTGAAGAAATTAAAATCCAAGCTTGGGAAAGTCAACAAGAAGCAAAAGTGCAAGCAGAGATGAGAAGAATAGAG AGCAACTCTGCTAAGGTATGA
- the LOC131144938 gene encoding uncharacterized protein LOC131144938 isoform X3 — protein MRERESLERDLMEYERIHKVQAGIISPTKLRMKLIRPHHGRKKEGSNSNSSRTSPSKLEDSEFVKNGLLASKNGDFDEEAPSLDVPSANLPGEAVPDSGQDDRDSSRAKDLLPRKNGEMGHAKMQQFSRPDTGKLSTIHPVRNLEDENLDYDSNASSSSFEFHKAERSLHNPRSMSRPMPSKWNDAEKWIINKHNAQSYSTKKGFAQGPAGRLPVTNPVKVTPESGSYDQRLLGNRLADTKRADFCQPASQMGMEKFSFVPAGIHPILCQANGSNAFSDLCAESKDLKEVGHIEISFTKTTSEDTRAPPTIRSVAMRDTGTEMTPVASQEPSRTATPLGATPFRSPTSSIPSTPRGRAPAPTPMEHTTDDEFKRPIENRKRELSEQELKEKTRKEIVALGVQLGKTNIAAWASKDEQEKMTSVKTFNIDEVDRIENEKRATAWEEAEKSKHLARYKREEIKIQAWESQQEAKVQAEMRRIEYPI, from the exons atgagagagagagagagtttagagagagatcTAATGGAGTATGAGAGGATTCACAAAGTTCAG GCTGGGATCATATCTCCCACTAAATTAAGGATGAAGCTCATAAGGCCTCACCATGGGAGAAAGAAGGAGGGATCCAACAGCAACTCTTCAAGAACTTCTCCTTCAAAGCTCGAGGATTCTGAGTTTGTGAAGAACGGCTTATTGGCCTCGAAGAACGGAGATTTTGACGAAGAAG CTCCCAGCTTAGATGTTCCATCGGCAAACTTACCCGGCGAGGCGGTACCGGATTCCGGTCAAGATGATCGGGATTCATCCCGGGCGAAGGACTTGCTGCCGAGGAAAAACGGCGAGATGGGTCACGCTAAAATGCAGCAATTCTCTAGGCCTGATACCGGCAAGCTGAGTACAATTCACCCGGTGAGGAATTTGGAAGATGAGAATCTTGATTATGACAGTAATGCTAGTTCGTCGAGCTTTGAGTTTCACAAGGCAGAGAGATCGCTGCACAATCCGAGATCGATGTCGAGGCCTATGCCTTCGAAATGGAATGATGCTGAGAAATGGATAATAAATAAGCACAACGCCCAATCTTATAGCACTAAAAAGGGTTTTGCACAAGGTCCGGCGGGTCGGTTGCCGGTGACGAATCCGGTGAAGGTTACGCCGGAGTCTGGTAGCTATGATCAGAGATTACTGGGTAACAGATTGGCTGACACTAAACGGGCTGATTTTTGTCAGCCTGCATCACAGATGGGGATGGAGAAGTTTTCCTTTGTTCCTGCAGGCATTCATCCCATTCTGTGCCAAGCAAATGGGTCAAATGCATTCAGCGATCTTTGTGCTGAAAGTAAGGATTTGAAGGAAGTGGGTCACATAGAAATTTCATTTACAAAAACTACATCAGAAGACACAAGAG CTCCTCCCACCATAAGATCAGTTGCAATGAGAGACACGGGAACAGAAATGACCCCGGTTGCAAGTCAAGAGCCTTCAAGGACTGCTACACCATTGGGAGCAACTCCATTTCGCAGCCCAACTTCTTCAATCCCTTCTACTCCCCGAGGAAGAGCACCAGCTCCCACACCTATGGAGCATACCACGGATGATGAATTTAAACGTccaatagaaaatagaaaaaggGAATTGTCAGAACAAGAACTGAAGGAAAAGACAAGAAAAGAGATTGTAGCACTTGGTGTCCAACTTGGCAAAACAAATATTGCTGCATGGGCAAGTAAAGATGAACAAGAAAAAATGACTTCTGTTAAGACCTTTAATATTGATGAAGTTGAtcgaattgaaaatgaaaagcgTGCCACTGCGTGGGAGGAGGCTGAAAAATCTAAACATTTGGCAAG ATATAAGCGTGAAGAAATTAAAATCCAAGCTTGGGAAAGTCAACAAGAAGCAAAAGTGCAAGCAGAGATGAGAAGAATAGAG TATCCAATATGA